A single Acidobacteriota bacterium DNA region contains:
- a CDS encoding DUF3293 domain-containing protein: MTSPDADLIAAYRRTDYRVDDGGYAFVLRVDTPSAALVACHGAFGVTCSAFITAWNPRSEPTPRARNEAAMAALERTLSAGGWRWLRGAGVDPSGAWPPEPSLLVLGLDASTAVAIAQRCAQHAIVCAAVDGVPTLVLVDS; the protein is encoded by the coding sequence ATGACCTCGCCTGACGCCGACCTGATCGCGGCATATCGCCGCACCGACTATCGCGTCGACGATGGTGGGTACGCGTTCGTGCTGCGCGTCGATACGCCGTCGGCGGCGCTCGTCGCATGCCACGGCGCCTTCGGCGTGACATGTTCGGCGTTCATCACCGCGTGGAATCCGCGCAGCGAACCGACGCCGCGTGCACGGAACGAGGCTGCGATGGCCGCGCTCGAGCGCACGCTGTCCGCGGGCGGGTGGCGGTGGCTTCGAGGTGCCGGCGTCGACCCGTCAGGCGCGTGGCCACCAGAGCCCAGCCTGCTCGTGCTCGGTCTCGACGCATCGACGGCCGTCGCGATCGCGCAACGCTGCGCGCAGCACGCCATCGTGTGCGCCGCAGTCGATGGCGTGCCGACCCTGGTATTGGTCGACTCGTAG
- a CDS encoding gluconolaconase has product MRSVKRPGPLALLLILAAAIGMGGAWWWTREPVDVGPWVGAVKVLPIDGRFSEPFGIAVAADGSIFVSDAGTSDRIHRIDARGRMTTLAGSTRGFADGRGGEARFATPSGIAIAPDGSLVVADTGNHAIRRIAPDGTVTTLAGNGVPGYVDGAAADARFRGPLGIAVDADGRIIVADTYNDRIRAIDPDGSVRTIAGGDDAEGVPATGPRSAGYVDGPASIARFDTPTGVAVDAQGRILVADMANGAVRIVAPDGTVSTLATPDITLVRPIGVTIPSNGLGPVRSVEDSRTVGEGGLSHDVYIADEAGRVIIVDGAGTARTIAGGQPGFADGVGDQARFRRSSSIAVRHDETSASTHLLVADAGNALVRTVMRVHPDAPPVRHWPWTTIDIPTPESPRAAPTFDTAAFARTPLLWPVAPMDGPHEVAGTFGEARGEAGQERFHAGLDVREEQGTPVRAIRDGVVGSPLSAFAYGTLNEGVRVGDIAYVHIRVGRMRRDANLDRLRFAPVYDASGALVRMRAMRGARFTTGDVVGSVNAFNHVHVNVGWPGEEHDPLRFRLLQFRDTIAPTIAASGVRFFDEGWQPLNPDRPGPVVGRGRARRLTRRPPLEPVLVRGRVRVVVDAWDQADGNKAHRRLGLSRLGYQVIDATGTPVAGAAPPRSTILFDRMPRFPDAPRLVYANGSGIPVYGAVRTQFLYVVTTTYDNGVAAQGFWDTTTLPPGPYTVRVWAQDFSGNTTTRDVRTVVVP; this is encoded by the coding sequence TTGAGATCGGTGAAGAGGCCCGGACCACTCGCACTGCTGTTGATACTCGCTGCTGCCATCGGGATGGGAGGGGCGTGGTGGTGGACACGGGAACCGGTTGACGTGGGACCGTGGGTCGGCGCCGTGAAGGTGCTGCCGATCGATGGACGCTTCAGCGAGCCGTTCGGGATCGCCGTGGCCGCCGACGGCTCGATCTTCGTCAGCGACGCGGGGACGTCCGATCGCATCCATCGCATCGACGCGCGCGGACGCATGACGACGCTTGCCGGGAGCACACGCGGCTTCGCGGACGGACGCGGTGGCGAGGCGCGCTTCGCAACGCCGTCGGGGATCGCGATCGCGCCAGACGGCTCACTCGTCGTGGCAGACACCGGCAACCACGCCATCAGACGGATCGCGCCGGATGGCACCGTGACGACGCTGGCCGGCAACGGGGTGCCGGGCTACGTGGACGGCGCCGCCGCAGACGCGCGATTCCGCGGGCCGCTCGGCATCGCCGTCGATGCGGACGGCCGCATCATCGTCGCCGACACCTACAACGACAGGATTCGCGCGATCGATCCCGACGGGTCCGTGCGCACGATCGCCGGTGGCGACGATGCCGAGGGTGTGCCGGCAACCGGACCTCGATCGGCGGGATACGTCGACGGACCGGCGTCGATCGCCAGGTTCGATACCCCGACGGGCGTTGCCGTCGACGCGCAGGGTCGCATCCTCGTCGCCGACATGGCCAACGGCGCCGTGCGCATCGTCGCTCCCGACGGCACCGTGTCGACACTCGCCACGCCGGACATCACGCTCGTGCGCCCGATCGGCGTGACGATACCGTCGAACGGGCTGGGACCCGTTCGCTCCGTAGAGGATTCCAGGACCGTCGGGGAAGGCGGACTGTCGCACGACGTCTACATCGCTGACGAGGCCGGGCGCGTGATCATCGTCGATGGCGCTGGCACCGCACGCACGATCGCGGGAGGCCAGCCGGGTTTCGCCGACGGTGTCGGTGACCAGGCGCGGTTCAGGCGCTCGTCGTCCATCGCTGTGCGCCATGACGAGACGTCAGCATCCACGCACCTGCTTGTCGCCGATGCCGGCAATGCGCTCGTGCGTACGGTCATGCGCGTGCATCCGGACGCGCCGCCCGTACGCCACTGGCCGTGGACGACCATCGACATCCCGACGCCGGAGTCGCCACGCGCGGCACCGACGTTCGACACGGCCGCGTTCGCACGGACGCCGCTGTTGTGGCCCGTGGCGCCGATGGACGGCCCTCACGAAGTCGCGGGGACGTTCGGTGAAGCGCGGGGAGAAGCGGGCCAGGAGCGCTTCCACGCGGGACTCGACGTGCGGGAGGAACAGGGCACGCCGGTGCGCGCCATCCGCGACGGCGTCGTCGGCAGTCCGCTGTCGGCCTTCGCGTACGGCACGCTCAACGAGGGTGTGCGCGTGGGCGACATCGCGTACGTCCACATCAGGGTTGGCCGCATGCGGCGGGACGCCAACCTCGATCGCCTGCGCTTCGCGCCCGTGTACGACGCGTCTGGTGCGCTCGTGCGCATGCGCGCGATGCGTGGCGCGCGCTTCACCACCGGCGACGTGGTCGGCAGCGTGAACGCCTTCAACCACGTCCACGTGAACGTCGGCTGGCCGGGCGAGGAACACGATCCGCTGCGCTTCAGGCTGCTGCAGTTCCGCGACACGATCGCACCGACGATCGCCGCGAGCGGCGTGCGGTTCTTCGACGAGGGCTGGCAGCCGCTCAACCCGGATCGTCCGGGTCCGGTGGTGGGGCGAGGCCGCGCGAGGCGCCTCACGCGACGGCCCCCGCTCGAACCCGTGCTGGTGCGCGGTCGCGTCCGCGTGGTGGTCGACGCGTGGGATCAGGCTGACGGCAACAAGGCGCATCGCCGTCTCGGGCTCAGTCGCCTCGGGTATCAGGTGATCGACGCAACGGGCACGCCGGTCGCGGGCGCCGCGCCGCCGCGTTCGACGATCCTGTTCGACAGGATGCCGCGGTTCCCCGACGCGCCGCGACTCGTCTACGCCAATGGCAGCGGCATCCCCGTCTACGGTGCCGTGCGCACGCAGTTCCTCTACGTCGTCACGACGACATACGACAACGGCGTCGCCGCGCAGGGCTTCTGGGACACGACGACACTCCCGCCGGGCCCATACACCGTCCGTGTGTGGGCACAGGACTTCAGCGGCAACACCACCACACGTGACGTCAGAACGGTGGTCGTCCCCTGA
- a CDS encoding sulfurtransferase, producing MRHAALALICVVVSCSGAFAQAGAPSLITPSQLEPMLGDPALVLLHVGDKAGYDAEHLPGARHVEVRAVSAAPQDGGLTTQLPEPDVLESQLEVLGISNTSRIVLYMAKDAVAPVTRIVFTLDYAGLGGQTMVLDGGLPAWKAAGKQVTADVPPAPVPGTLTLRLQPERVADLPWVQAHAGKQGTVVLDARLTEFYTGDSDNNGRIPRPGHVPGAVSAPYPAFLRPDGTFKSREELDAMLKAAGATPGGTVATYCHVGQTATVPYFAARVLGYDARVFDGSYEEWARTSNVPVKTGPTP from the coding sequence ATGCGACACGCGGCTCTTGCGCTCATCTGTGTGGTCGTCTCCTGCAGCGGTGCGTTCGCGCAGGCAGGGGCACCCTCGCTCATCACGCCGTCGCAGCTCGAGCCGATGCTCGGCGATCCCGCACTCGTTCTGCTGCACGTGGGCGACAAGGCGGGATACGACGCCGAGCACCTGCCGGGGGCCAGACACGTCGAAGTGCGCGCGGTCTCCGCCGCACCGCAGGACGGCGGCTTGACGACGCAGTTGCCGGAGCCGGACGTCCTCGAGTCGCAGCTCGAAGTCCTCGGCATCAGCAATACCTCGCGCATCGTCCTCTACATGGCGAAGGATGCCGTCGCGCCCGTCACGCGCATCGTGTTCACGCTCGACTACGCGGGACTCGGCGGACAGACGATGGTGCTCGATGGAGGGCTGCCCGCGTGGAAGGCGGCGGGCAAACAGGTGACGGCCGACGTTCCGCCTGCACCCGTCCCTGGCACGCTCACGCTGCGTCTCCAGCCCGAACGCGTGGCGGATCTGCCGTGGGTCCAGGCGCACGCGGGCAAGCAGGGCACCGTCGTGCTCGACGCGCGACTGACCGAGTTCTACACGGGTGACAGCGACAACAACGGGCGCATCCCGCGTCCCGGTCACGTTCCCGGTGCAGTGAGTGCGCCGTATCCCGCGTTCCTGCGTCCGGATGGCACGTTCAAGTCGCGCGAGGAACTCGACGCGATGCTCAAGGCCGCGGGTGCCACGCCCGGCGGGACCGTCGCCACCTATTGCCACGTCGGCCAGACGGCGACGGTGCCGTATTTCGCGGCCCGCGTCCTCGGTTACGACGCCCGCGTGTTCGACGGGTCCTACGAAGAATGGGCCCGCACGTCGAACGTCCCGGTGAAGACAGGCCCCACCCCGTAG